From a single Arachis hypogaea cultivar Tifrunner chromosome 3, arahy.Tifrunner.gnm2.J5K5, whole genome shotgun sequence genomic region:
- the LOC112788953 gene encoding protein NLP9 isoform X3 codes for MTKDCGNYNATETSLGFDEKAVLQQLETQLGLSEDANDMNNINGSLQELSAADMGNCLVPRPFAWSLDERMLRAMDLFKESVGDGILTQVWAPMKHGNDFILSTSEQPYLLDHMLAGYRDVSRQFTFSAEDKPGSFPGLPGRVFISQIPEWTSNVGYYNKSEYLRVEHAINHEVRGSIAVPIIDTLAEPPCCAVLELVTTKEKTDFDKELEIVSSALQLVNLRTTTPPRLMSQCLSNNKRAALTEIIDVLRAVCNAHRLPLALTWIPCYYSEGVGDEASRIRIKDGRKIPGEKTVLCIEESACYINDIVVGGFVHACVEHYLEEGQGVAGKALQSNRSSFYSDVKAYNISEYPLVHHARKYKLNAAVAVRLRSIHTNDDDYIIEFFLPVNMNGSEEQQLLLDNLSDTVQRMCQSLRIVSDAELHGVEGSQVQFSKEEGSHMAPDGDHDLVQPMSMTNNETEAAHNQAMDGSRKQTEKKKSSVEKNFSLSVLQQYFSGSLKDAAKSLGVCPTTLKRICRQHGISRWPSRKINKVNRSLKKIQTVLDSVKGVEGGLEFDPYKGGFMPGGSSNQEINAHKSSLFGKKCSGSKDSKPIAMDDGGLRQEPFPVSILESSWCDIAYHSPNTLVADEMADKLGEHHNPTTSSMSDSSNGSGSILRGSRKFEKRKHLKAKSPCVDSGSKINVKAVYKEDMIRFKFDPAAGCLQLYEEVATRFKLQIGSFQLKYLDDDEEWVMIVTDSDLQECIEILDDLGTRAVKFLVSETCLVV; via the exons ATGACAAAAGATTGTGGAAATTATAATGCTACTGAAACCTCCTTGGGTTTCGATGAGAAGGCTGTGTTACAGCAATTGGAGACCCAACTTGGGTTGTCAGAAGATGCAAATGATATGAATAACATAAATGGATCACTTCAAGAATTGAGTGCTGCTGACATGGGAAATTGCTTGGTGCCTAGACCATTTGCTTGGTCGCTTGATGAGAGAATGCTGAGGGCTATGGACTTGTTTAAGGAATCAGTTGGTGATGGAATATTGACACAAGTTTGGGCACCAATGAAGCATGGTAATGACTTCATCTTAAGCACAAGTGAGCAACCCTATTTGCTAGATCACATGCTAGCTGGATACCGAGACGTGTCGAGGCAATTTACCTTTTCTGCTGAAGATAAACCAGGGTCTTTTCCAGGGCTTCCCGGACGTGTGTTTATCTCCCAAATTCCTGAATGGACCTCCAATGTTGGGTACTACAATAAAAGTGAGTACCTGAGGGTGGAGCATGCAATTAATCACGAGGTTCGTGGATCAATTGCGGTTCCCATAATTGATACGCTTGCTGAACCACCTTGTTGTGCTGTACTAGAACTTGTCACTACAAAGGAAAAGACTGATTTTGACAAAGAACTAGAAATTGTTAGCAGTGCACTCCAG CTTGTTAATTTAAGGACTACTACGCCTCCACGACTTATGTCCCAG TGTCTATCAAATAACAAAAGAGCAGCTTTAACAGAGATAATTGATGTGTTACGAGCTGTGTGTAATGCGCATCGTTTGCCACTGGCATTGACATGGATCCCCTGTTATTACAGTGAGGGAGTAGGAGATGAAGCTTCAAGGATACGGATTAAAGATGGGCGTAAAATTCCTGGTGAAAAAACTGTACTATGCATTGAAGAATCAGCTTGCTATATAAATGATATTGTGGTAGGAGGATTTGTTCATGCATGTGTTGAACATTATCTCGAGGAAGGGCAAGGTGTAGCTGGGAAAGCTCTTCAATCAAATCGTTCATCCTTCTATTCCGATGTGAAGGCCTATAATATTAGTGAATATCCCCTTGTTCACCATGCGCGAAAATATAAGTTGAATGCTGCCGTTGCAGTCAGGCTAAGGAGTATTCATACCAATGATGATGATTACATAATAGAATTCTTTCTACCTGTCAATATGAATGGAAGTGAAGAACAGCAACTTTTATTAGACAATCTATCAGATACTGTGCAGAGAATGTGTCAGAGTTTGAGGATAGTTTCGGATGCTGAATTACACGGGGTAGAAGGTTCGCAAGTGCAGTTTTCAAAGGAAGAAGGCTCTCATATGGCGCCGGATGGAGACCATGATTTGGTCCAGCCTATGTCCATGACGAACAATGAAACTGAAGCTGCTCATAACCAG GCAATGGATGGATCAAGAAAGCAGactgagaaaaagaaaagttCAGTGGAGAAGAATTTTAGCTTGAGTGTTCTCCAGCAATATTTCTCCGGTAGTCTTAAAGATGCGGCTAAAAGCCTTGGTG TTTGCCCAACAACCCTGAAAAGGATATGCAGGCAACACGGAATTTCAAGATGGCCATCGCGCAAGATCAATAAAGTTAATCGTTCGTTAAAGAAAATACAAACCGTGCTTGACTCAGTCAAGGGTGTGGAAGGAGGACTGGAGTTTGATCCTTACAAGGGGGGATTTATGCCAGGAGGATCAAGCAACCAAGAAATTAATGCACATAAAAGTTCTCTCTTCGGGAAGAAATGTTCTGGTAGCAAAG ATTCAAAACCAATAGCCATGGATGATGGTGGATTACGGCAGGAACCCTTTCCGGTTTCTATTTTGGAAAGTTCTTGGTGTGATATAGCATATCACAGTCCAAACACCCTGGTTGCCGATGAGATGGCTGACAAGCTCGGCGAGCATCACAATCCCACTACTTCAAGCATGTCAGACTCGTCGAATGGCTCTGGCTCAATTTTGCGTGGCTCTCGGAAATTTGAGAAGCGGAAACATTTGAAAGCCAAATCACCTTGTGTTGATAGTGGATCAAAAATTAATGTCAAAGCTGTCTACAAAGAAGATATGATCCGTTTCAAGTTTGACCCTGCAGCTGGTTGTCTCCAGCTCTATGAAGAAGTTGCAACAAGATTCAAATTACAAATCGGATCTTTCCAGCTGAAGTATCTCGACGATGACGAGGAATGGGTGATGATCGTAACTGACTCAGATTTGCAAGAATGCATAGAAATATTGGATGATCTTGGCACCCGTGCtgtgaaatttcttgttagcGAGACATGCCTAGTGGTTTGA
- the LOC112788953 gene encoding protein NLP8 isoform X2 produces MEDQFFSEGEGIGYWTPPGAQFDGPSMIDNGIKNLVSEEMLDNLPDLMNFDNLAGWVEQDNDPYFMTKDCGNYNATETSLGFDEKAVLQQLETQLGLSEDANDMNNINGSLQELSAADMGNCLVPRPFAWSLDERMLRAMDLFKESVGDGILTQVWAPMKHGNDFILSTSEQPYLLDHMLAGYRDVSRQFTFSAEDKPGSFPGLPGRVFISQIPEWTSNVGYYNKSEYLRVEHAINHEVRGSIAVPIIDTLAEPPCCAVLELVTTKEKTDFDKELEIVSSALQLVNLRTTTPPRLMSQCLSNNKRAALTEIIDVLRAVCNAHRLPLALTWIPCYYSEGVGDEASRIRIKDGRKIPGEKTVLCIEESACYINDIVVGGFVHACVEHYLEEGQGVAGKALQSNRSSFYSDVKAYNISEYPLVHHARKYKLNAAVAVRLRSIHTNDDDYIIEFFLPVNMNGSEEQQLLLDNLSDTVQRMCQSLRIVSDAELHGVEGSQVQFSKEEGSHMAPDGDHDLVQPMSMTNNETEAAHNQAMDGSRKQTEKKKSSVEKNFSLSVLQQYFSGSLKDAAKSLGVCPTTLKRICRQHGISRWPSRKINKVNRSLKKIQTVLDSVKGVEGGLEFDPYKGGFMPGGSSNQEINAHKSSLFGKKCSGSKDSKPIAMDDGGLRQEPFPVSILESSWCDIAYHSPNTLVADEMADKLGEHHNPTTSSMSDSSNGSGSILRGSRKFEKRKHLKAKSPCVDSGSKINVKAVYKEDMIRFKFDPAAGCLQLYEEVATRFKLQIGSFQLKYLDDDEEWVMIVTDSDLQECIEILDDLGTRAVKFLVSETCLVV; encoded by the exons ATGGAAGATCAGTTTTTCTCTGAGGGAGAGGGAATTGGGTATTGGACACCTCCTGGCGCTCAATTCGATGGACCAAGCATGATAGACAACGGAATAAAAAATCTTGTATCAGAGGAGATGCTTGACAACCTCCCTGATCTCATGAACTTCGATAACCTTGCTGGTTGGG TGGAACAGGACAATGATCCATACTTTATGACAAAAGATTGTGGAAATTATAATGCTACTGAAACCTCCTTGGGTTTCGATGAGAAGGCTGTGTTACAGCAATTGGAGACCCAACTTGGGTTGTCAGAAGATGCAAATGATATGAATAACATAAATGGATCACTTCAAGAATTGAGTGCTGCTGACATGGGAAATTGCTTGGTGCCTAGACCATTTGCTTGGTCGCTTGATGAGAGAATGCTGAGGGCTATGGACTTGTTTAAGGAATCAGTTGGTGATGGAATATTGACACAAGTTTGGGCACCAATGAAGCATGGTAATGACTTCATCTTAAGCACAAGTGAGCAACCCTATTTGCTAGATCACATGCTAGCTGGATACCGAGACGTGTCGAGGCAATTTACCTTTTCTGCTGAAGATAAACCAGGGTCTTTTCCAGGGCTTCCCGGACGTGTGTTTATCTCCCAAATTCCTGAATGGACCTCCAATGTTGGGTACTACAATAAAAGTGAGTACCTGAGGGTGGAGCATGCAATTAATCACGAGGTTCGTGGATCAATTGCGGTTCCCATAATTGATACGCTTGCTGAACCACCTTGTTGTGCTGTACTAGAACTTGTCACTACAAAGGAAAAGACTGATTTTGACAAAGAACTAGAAATTGTTAGCAGTGCACTCCAG CTTGTTAATTTAAGGACTACTACGCCTCCACGACTTATGTCCCAG TGTCTATCAAATAACAAAAGAGCAGCTTTAACAGAGATAATTGATGTGTTACGAGCTGTGTGTAATGCGCATCGTTTGCCACTGGCATTGACATGGATCCCCTGTTATTACAGTGAGGGAGTAGGAGATGAAGCTTCAAGGATACGGATTAAAGATGGGCGTAAAATTCCTGGTGAAAAAACTGTACTATGCATTGAAGAATCAGCTTGCTATATAAATGATATTGTGGTAGGAGGATTTGTTCATGCATGTGTTGAACATTATCTCGAGGAAGGGCAAGGTGTAGCTGGGAAAGCTCTTCAATCAAATCGTTCATCCTTCTATTCCGATGTGAAGGCCTATAATATTAGTGAATATCCCCTTGTTCACCATGCGCGAAAATATAAGTTGAATGCTGCCGTTGCAGTCAGGCTAAGGAGTATTCATACCAATGATGATGATTACATAATAGAATTCTTTCTACCTGTCAATATGAATGGAAGTGAAGAACAGCAACTTTTATTAGACAATCTATCAGATACTGTGCAGAGAATGTGTCAGAGTTTGAGGATAGTTTCGGATGCTGAATTACACGGGGTAGAAGGTTCGCAAGTGCAGTTTTCAAAGGAAGAAGGCTCTCATATGGCGCCGGATGGAGACCATGATTTGGTCCAGCCTATGTCCATGACGAACAATGAAACTGAAGCTGCTCATAACCAG GCAATGGATGGATCAAGAAAGCAGactgagaaaaagaaaagttCAGTGGAGAAGAATTTTAGCTTGAGTGTTCTCCAGCAATATTTCTCCGGTAGTCTTAAAGATGCGGCTAAAAGCCTTGGTG TTTGCCCAACAACCCTGAAAAGGATATGCAGGCAACACGGAATTTCAAGATGGCCATCGCGCAAGATCAATAAAGTTAATCGTTCGTTAAAGAAAATACAAACCGTGCTTGACTCAGTCAAGGGTGTGGAAGGAGGACTGGAGTTTGATCCTTACAAGGGGGGATTTATGCCAGGAGGATCAAGCAACCAAGAAATTAATGCACATAAAAGTTCTCTCTTCGGGAAGAAATGTTCTGGTAGCAAAG ATTCAAAACCAATAGCCATGGATGATGGTGGATTACGGCAGGAACCCTTTCCGGTTTCTATTTTGGAAAGTTCTTGGTGTGATATAGCATATCACAGTCCAAACACCCTGGTTGCCGATGAGATGGCTGACAAGCTCGGCGAGCATCACAATCCCACTACTTCAAGCATGTCAGACTCGTCGAATGGCTCTGGCTCAATTTTGCGTGGCTCTCGGAAATTTGAGAAGCGGAAACATTTGAAAGCCAAATCACCTTGTGTTGATAGTGGATCAAAAATTAATGTCAAAGCTGTCTACAAAGAAGATATGATCCGTTTCAAGTTTGACCCTGCAGCTGGTTGTCTCCAGCTCTATGAAGAAGTTGCAACAAGATTCAAATTACAAATCGGATCTTTCCAGCTGAAGTATCTCGACGATGACGAGGAATGGGTGATGATCGTAACTGACTCAGATTTGCAAGAATGCATAGAAATATTGGATGATCTTGGCACCCGTGCtgtgaaatttcttgttagcGAGACATGCCTAGTGGTTTGA
- the LOC112788953 gene encoding protein NLP8 isoform X1, whose protein sequence is MEDQFFSEGEGIGYWTPPGAQFDGPSMIDNGIKNLVSEEMLDNLPDLMNFDNLAGWGNIPSVTDRNLDNGISSLASMQYSPPDAFNLVEQDNDPYFMTKDCGNYNATETSLGFDEKAVLQQLETQLGLSEDANDMNNINGSLQELSAADMGNCLVPRPFAWSLDERMLRAMDLFKESVGDGILTQVWAPMKHGNDFILSTSEQPYLLDHMLAGYRDVSRQFTFSAEDKPGSFPGLPGRVFISQIPEWTSNVGYYNKSEYLRVEHAINHEVRGSIAVPIIDTLAEPPCCAVLELVTTKEKTDFDKELEIVSSALQLVNLRTTTPPRLMSQCLSNNKRAALTEIIDVLRAVCNAHRLPLALTWIPCYYSEGVGDEASRIRIKDGRKIPGEKTVLCIEESACYINDIVVGGFVHACVEHYLEEGQGVAGKALQSNRSSFYSDVKAYNISEYPLVHHARKYKLNAAVAVRLRSIHTNDDDYIIEFFLPVNMNGSEEQQLLLDNLSDTVQRMCQSLRIVSDAELHGVEGSQVQFSKEEGSHMAPDGDHDLVQPMSMTNNETEAAHNQAMDGSRKQTEKKKSSVEKNFSLSVLQQYFSGSLKDAAKSLGVCPTTLKRICRQHGISRWPSRKINKVNRSLKKIQTVLDSVKGVEGGLEFDPYKGGFMPGGSSNQEINAHKSSLFGKKCSGSKDSKPIAMDDGGLRQEPFPVSILESSWCDIAYHSPNTLVADEMADKLGEHHNPTTSSMSDSSNGSGSILRGSRKFEKRKHLKAKSPCVDSGSKINVKAVYKEDMIRFKFDPAAGCLQLYEEVATRFKLQIGSFQLKYLDDDEEWVMIVTDSDLQECIEILDDLGTRAVKFLVSETCLVV, encoded by the exons ATGGAAGATCAGTTTTTCTCTGAGGGAGAGGGAATTGGGTATTGGACACCTCCTGGCGCTCAATTCGATGGACCAAGCATGATAGACAACGGAATAAAAAATCTTGTATCAGAGGAGATGCTTGACAACCTCCCTGATCTCATGAACTTCGATAACCTTGCTGGTTGGGGTAATATTCCATCTGTGACTGATCGTAATTTAGATAATGGAATTTCATCACTTGCCTCTATGCAGTATTCTCCACCTGATGCATTCAATTTAGTGGAACAGGACAATGATCCATACTTTATGACAAAAGATTGTGGAAATTATAATGCTACTGAAACCTCCTTGGGTTTCGATGAGAAGGCTGTGTTACAGCAATTGGAGACCCAACTTGGGTTGTCAGAAGATGCAAATGATATGAATAACATAAATGGATCACTTCAAGAATTGAGTGCTGCTGACATGGGAAATTGCTTGGTGCCTAGACCATTTGCTTGGTCGCTTGATGAGAGAATGCTGAGGGCTATGGACTTGTTTAAGGAATCAGTTGGTGATGGAATATTGACACAAGTTTGGGCACCAATGAAGCATGGTAATGACTTCATCTTAAGCACAAGTGAGCAACCCTATTTGCTAGATCACATGCTAGCTGGATACCGAGACGTGTCGAGGCAATTTACCTTTTCTGCTGAAGATAAACCAGGGTCTTTTCCAGGGCTTCCCGGACGTGTGTTTATCTCCCAAATTCCTGAATGGACCTCCAATGTTGGGTACTACAATAAAAGTGAGTACCTGAGGGTGGAGCATGCAATTAATCACGAGGTTCGTGGATCAATTGCGGTTCCCATAATTGATACGCTTGCTGAACCACCTTGTTGTGCTGTACTAGAACTTGTCACTACAAAGGAAAAGACTGATTTTGACAAAGAACTAGAAATTGTTAGCAGTGCACTCCAG CTTGTTAATTTAAGGACTACTACGCCTCCACGACTTATGTCCCAG TGTCTATCAAATAACAAAAGAGCAGCTTTAACAGAGATAATTGATGTGTTACGAGCTGTGTGTAATGCGCATCGTTTGCCACTGGCATTGACATGGATCCCCTGTTATTACAGTGAGGGAGTAGGAGATGAAGCTTCAAGGATACGGATTAAAGATGGGCGTAAAATTCCTGGTGAAAAAACTGTACTATGCATTGAAGAATCAGCTTGCTATATAAATGATATTGTGGTAGGAGGATTTGTTCATGCATGTGTTGAACATTATCTCGAGGAAGGGCAAGGTGTAGCTGGGAAAGCTCTTCAATCAAATCGTTCATCCTTCTATTCCGATGTGAAGGCCTATAATATTAGTGAATATCCCCTTGTTCACCATGCGCGAAAATATAAGTTGAATGCTGCCGTTGCAGTCAGGCTAAGGAGTATTCATACCAATGATGATGATTACATAATAGAATTCTTTCTACCTGTCAATATGAATGGAAGTGAAGAACAGCAACTTTTATTAGACAATCTATCAGATACTGTGCAGAGAATGTGTCAGAGTTTGAGGATAGTTTCGGATGCTGAATTACACGGGGTAGAAGGTTCGCAAGTGCAGTTTTCAAAGGAAGAAGGCTCTCATATGGCGCCGGATGGAGACCATGATTTGGTCCAGCCTATGTCCATGACGAACAATGAAACTGAAGCTGCTCATAACCAG GCAATGGATGGATCAAGAAAGCAGactgagaaaaagaaaagttCAGTGGAGAAGAATTTTAGCTTGAGTGTTCTCCAGCAATATTTCTCCGGTAGTCTTAAAGATGCGGCTAAAAGCCTTGGTG TTTGCCCAACAACCCTGAAAAGGATATGCAGGCAACACGGAATTTCAAGATGGCCATCGCGCAAGATCAATAAAGTTAATCGTTCGTTAAAGAAAATACAAACCGTGCTTGACTCAGTCAAGGGTGTGGAAGGAGGACTGGAGTTTGATCCTTACAAGGGGGGATTTATGCCAGGAGGATCAAGCAACCAAGAAATTAATGCACATAAAAGTTCTCTCTTCGGGAAGAAATGTTCTGGTAGCAAAG ATTCAAAACCAATAGCCATGGATGATGGTGGATTACGGCAGGAACCCTTTCCGGTTTCTATTTTGGAAAGTTCTTGGTGTGATATAGCATATCACAGTCCAAACACCCTGGTTGCCGATGAGATGGCTGACAAGCTCGGCGAGCATCACAATCCCACTACTTCAAGCATGTCAGACTCGTCGAATGGCTCTGGCTCAATTTTGCGTGGCTCTCGGAAATTTGAGAAGCGGAAACATTTGAAAGCCAAATCACCTTGTGTTGATAGTGGATCAAAAATTAATGTCAAAGCTGTCTACAAAGAAGATATGATCCGTTTCAAGTTTGACCCTGCAGCTGGTTGTCTCCAGCTCTATGAAGAAGTTGCAACAAGATTCAAATTACAAATCGGATCTTTCCAGCTGAAGTATCTCGACGATGACGAGGAATGGGTGATGATCGTAACTGACTCAGATTTGCAAGAATGCATAGAAATATTGGATGATCTTGGCACCCGTGCtgtgaaatttcttgttagcGAGACATGCCTAGTGGTTTGA